The Oncorhynchus masou masou isolate Uvic2021 chromosome 6, UVic_Omas_1.1, whole genome shotgun sequence genome has a window encoding:
- the LOC135541213 gene encoding POU domain, class 3, transcription factor 3-B isoform X2, which produces MATAASNPYLSSNSILSSGSIVHSDSGGGGMQPGSAAVTSVSGGYRGDPTVKMVQSDFMQGAMAASNGGHMLSHAHQWVTSLPHAAAAAAAAAVAAAEAGSHWSSSPVGMTGSPQQQDVKNNSGRDDLHTGTALHHRPPHLGPHQTHAGAWGSTTAAHLNSISGGQQQQQSLIYSNPGGFTVNGMLSQPGSQSLVHPGLVRGDTPELDHGSHHHHHHHQHPHHQQQHHGGVNSHDQHSDEDTPTSDDLEQFAKQFKQRRIKLGFTQADVGLALGTLYGNVFSQTTICRFEALQLSFKNMCKLKPLLNKWLEEADSTTGSPTSIDKIAAQGRKRKKRTSIEVSVKGALESHFLKCPKPSAQEITSLADNLQLEKEVVRVWFCNRRQKEKRMTPPGVPQTPEDVYSQVGNGHFLVDYLKDASLTGPSEPTDQRVTTSSFHQEQKLQQHQYEEEWHPRSFQHIFCGEDCMV; this is translated from the exons ATGGCCACCGCGGCTTCCAACCCCTATCTGTCCAGCAATAGTATCCTCTCGTCCGGCTCCATCGTGCATTCTGACTCTGGAGGCGGTGGTATGCAGCCGGGCAGTGCTGCGGTTACCTCGGTGTCTGGTGGGTACAGGGGAGACCCCACAGTAAAGATGGTACAGAGTGACTTCATGCAGGGAGCTATGGCAGCGAGCAACGGAGGACATATGTTGAGCCATGCTCATCAGTGGGTGACATCCCTGCCGCACGCCGCCGCTGCGGCAGCTGCAGCCGCTGTAGCAGCAGCCGAAGCCGGCTCGCATTGGTCGTCGAGTCCCGTCGGTATGACAGGCAGCCCTCAGCAACAGGACGTGAAAAATAACTCGGGCAGAGATGATCTACACACGGGCACCGCGTTGCACCACAGGCCCCCACACCTAGGTCCTCATCAGACTCACGCAGGGGCTTGGGGGAGCACAACTGCGGCTCACCTCAACTCGATATCAGggggacagcagcagcagcagtcgcTGATCTACTCCAACCCCGGGGGCTTCACGGTGAATGGAATGCTCAGTCAACCAGGGAGCCAGAGCCTGGTGCACCCGGGTCTGGTAAGGGGGGACACCCCAGAGCTGGACCACGGcagccaccatcaccaccatcaccaccagcatccGCATCACCAGCAGCAACACCACGGAGGGGTGAACAGCCACGACCAGCACTCCGACGAGGACACACCGACCTCGGACGACTTGGAGCAGTTCGCCAAGCAGTTCAAACAGCGCCGGATCAAACTAGGCTTTACGCAGGCGGACGTGGGCTTGGCCCTGGGCACCCTGTACGGGAACGTCTTCTCTCAGACTACCATTTGTCGGTTTGAAGCTCTCCAGCTCAGCTTCAAAAACATGTGCAAGCTGAAGCCATTGCTAAACAAATGGCTGGAGGAGGCGGATTCTACCACTGGCAGCCCGACCAGCATCGACAAGATAGCGGCACAAGGTAGGAAGCGAAAGAAGCGCACGTCCATCGAAGTAAGTGTGAAGGGAGCTTTGGAGAGCCACTTCCTGAAATGCCCCAAACCCTCGGCCCAAGAGATAACCTCACTGGCGGACAACTTGCAGCTGGAGAaagaagtggttagagtgtggttTTGCAATAGGAGACAGAAGGAAAAAAGGATGACGCCCCCAGGAGTGCCCCAGACGCCGGAGGATGTGTACTCGCAGGTCGGCAAT GGACATTTTTTAGTAGATTACTTAAAAGATGCAAGTTTAACTGGGCCGAGTGAACCGACCGACCAGAGGGTGACTACAAGTTCGTTCCATCAG GAACAAAAACTACAACAGCATCAATACGAAGAAGAGTGGCATCCACGAAGCTTCCAACATATTTTTTGCGGGGAGGACTGCATGGTTTAA
- the LOC135541213 gene encoding POU domain, class 3, transcription factor 3-B isoform X1 — protein sequence MATAASNPYLSSNSILSSGSIVHSDSGGGGMQPGSAAVTSVSGGYRGDPTVKMVQSDFMQGAMAASNGGHMLSHAHQWVTSLPHAAAAAAAAAVAAAEAGSHWSSSPVGMTGSPQQQDVKNNSGRDDLHTGTALHHRPPHLGPHQTHAGAWGSTTAAHLNSISGGQQQQQSLIYSNPGGFTVNGMLSQPGSQSLVHPGLVRGDTPELDHGSHHHHHHHQHPHHQQQHHGGVNSHDQHSDEDTPTSDDLEQFAKQFKQRRIKLGFTQADVGLALGTLYGNVFSQTTICRFEALQLSFKNMCKLKPLLNKWLEEADSTTGSPTSIDKIAAQGRKRKKRTSIEVSVKGALESHFLKCPKPSAQEITSLADNLQLEKEVVRVWFCNRRQKEKRMTPPGVPQTPEDVYSQVGNGHFLVDYLKDASLTGPSEPTDQRVTTSSFHQVILAH from the exons ATGGCCACCGCGGCTTCCAACCCCTATCTGTCCAGCAATAGTATCCTCTCGTCCGGCTCCATCGTGCATTCTGACTCTGGAGGCGGTGGTATGCAGCCGGGCAGTGCTGCGGTTACCTCGGTGTCTGGTGGGTACAGGGGAGACCCCACAGTAAAGATGGTACAGAGTGACTTCATGCAGGGAGCTATGGCAGCGAGCAACGGAGGACATATGTTGAGCCATGCTCATCAGTGGGTGACATCCCTGCCGCACGCCGCCGCTGCGGCAGCTGCAGCCGCTGTAGCAGCAGCCGAAGCCGGCTCGCATTGGTCGTCGAGTCCCGTCGGTATGACAGGCAGCCCTCAGCAACAGGACGTGAAAAATAACTCGGGCAGAGATGATCTACACACGGGCACCGCGTTGCACCACAGGCCCCCACACCTAGGTCCTCATCAGACTCACGCAGGGGCTTGGGGGAGCACAACTGCGGCTCACCTCAACTCGATATCAGggggacagcagcagcagcagtcgcTGATCTACTCCAACCCCGGGGGCTTCACGGTGAATGGAATGCTCAGTCAACCAGGGAGCCAGAGCCTGGTGCACCCGGGTCTGGTAAGGGGGGACACCCCAGAGCTGGACCACGGcagccaccatcaccaccatcaccaccagcatccGCATCACCAGCAGCAACACCACGGAGGGGTGAACAGCCACGACCAGCACTCCGACGAGGACACACCGACCTCGGACGACTTGGAGCAGTTCGCCAAGCAGTTCAAACAGCGCCGGATCAAACTAGGCTTTACGCAGGCGGACGTGGGCTTGGCCCTGGGCACCCTGTACGGGAACGTCTTCTCTCAGACTACCATTTGTCGGTTTGAAGCTCTCCAGCTCAGCTTCAAAAACATGTGCAAGCTGAAGCCATTGCTAAACAAATGGCTGGAGGAGGCGGATTCTACCACTGGCAGCCCGACCAGCATCGACAAGATAGCGGCACAAGGTAGGAAGCGAAAGAAGCGCACGTCCATCGAAGTAAGTGTGAAGGGAGCTTTGGAGAGCCACTTCCTGAAATGCCCCAAACCCTCGGCCCAAGAGATAACCTCACTGGCGGACAACTTGCAGCTGGAGAaagaagtggttagagtgtggttTTGCAATAGGAGACAGAAGGAAAAAAGGATGACGCCCCCAGGAGTGCCCCAGACGCCGGAGGATGTGTACTCGCAGGTCGGCAAT GGACATTTTTTAGTAGATTACTTAAAAGATGCAAGTTTAACTGGGCCGAGTGAACCGACCGACCAGAGGGTGACTACAAGTTCGTTCCATCAGGTAATTTTGGCGCATTAA